From one Trachemys scripta elegans isolate TJP31775 chromosome 14, CAS_Tse_1.0, whole genome shotgun sequence genomic stretch:
- the LOC117887011 gene encoding myelin-oligodendrocyte glycoprotein-like: MMGNVPSFSPGTAVSSALPGYVALCLTLQVHRLASAQFTVTGPDRPIAAFVGGEAVLPCHLSPRMSAENMELRWFRSQFSAVVHLYRGGRDQYGQQMPEYRGRTELLKDDITNGIVSLRIRNIRPSDDGQYKCFFQSGVSYEDAILEVQVAGQ; this comes from the exons ATGATGGGGAATGTTCCCTCATTCTCCCCTGGCACCGCAGTGAGCTCCGCTCTGCCCGGCTACGTCGCTCTCTGCCTCACTCTACAGGTTCACAGGCTGGCGTCAG CACAATTCACAGTGACTGGACCTGACCGTCCAATCGCTGCCTTCGTAGGTGGGGAGGCCGTCCTGCCCTGCCACCTCTCCCCCAGGATGAGCGCTGAGAACATGGAGCTGAGATGGTTCCGATCCCAGTTCTCTGCAGTCGTGCACCTGTACCGTGGTGGGCGGGATCAGTATGGACAGCAGATGCCGGAATATCGAGGAAGAACTGAGCTCTTGAAAGATGACATCACCAATGGGATTGTTTCCCTGAGAATACGCAATATCCGACCCTCCGATGATGGAcaatacaaatgtttttttcagtCCGGTGTCTCTTATGAAGATGCTATATTGGAAGTGCAGGTGGCAGGTCAGTGA